The following proteins come from a genomic window of Paucimonas lemoignei:
- a CDS encoding peptidase, M20/M25/M40 family encodes MSSTSPQGREHAIKLAVETLSSGAFFQTLSRRVAQRTESQNPDCAEPLRDYLLIEMQPLLERLGFVCRFVDNPHEGKPPLLFAHRIEDPALLTLLTYGHGDVTSGQDELWQEGTAPWKLSIKDGRIYGRGTADNKGQHSINLAALEAVLQAREGKLGYNLKIIFEMSEEVGSPGLEQACRDNADELAADLFLASDGPRVRHDLPTLFLGSRGVCQFRLTVDTGNGGRHSGNWGGIITNPAIVLGHALSSMVSAQGQLLADCLRPAPMPEYVSALIRDLPVGGESFDPQLNPNWGEPGLTTGEKLFGCNTLEIVGLSSGSTVKVIGAIPGRAEAVCQLRFVEGTDWQALEANLRTHLDQHGFNDVQINVEGGYAATRLDPRHPWVGFVQNSVSQSLGEPVSILPNLGGTIPNHCFADVLGLPTVWLPHSYPSCKQHAPDEHLLESVVEQGLKAATGLFWDLGEATATELQLN; translated from the coding sequence ATGTCTTCAACTTCCCCGCAAGGCCGAGAGCACGCCATTAAGCTTGCCGTTGAAACCCTGAGTTCCGGCGCGTTTTTCCAGACGTTGAGCCGCCGCGTGGCGCAGCGCACCGAAAGCCAGAACCCGGACTGCGCCGAACCGCTGCGTGACTATCTGCTGATCGAAATGCAGCCGCTGCTGGAACGTCTGGGCTTCGTCTGCCGTTTCGTCGACAACCCCCACGAGGGCAAGCCACCGCTGCTGTTCGCACACCGTATTGAAGACCCGGCCCTGCTGACCTTGCTGACTTACGGTCACGGCGATGTCACCAGCGGCCAGGACGAACTCTGGCAAGAAGGCACGGCGCCCTGGAAGCTGAGCATCAAGGACGGCCGCATTTATGGGCGCGGCACTGCCGACAACAAGGGCCAGCACAGTATCAACCTGGCGGCGCTTGAGGCGGTGCTGCAAGCTCGCGAAGGCAAGCTCGGTTACAACCTGAAAATCATTTTCGAGATGAGCGAAGAAGTCGGCTCGCCGGGCCTTGAGCAAGCGTGCCGCGACAATGCGGACGAGCTGGCCGCCGACCTGTTCCTCGCCTCGGATGGCCCGCGTGTGCGCCATGATTTGCCGACTCTGTTCCTCGGCTCCCGTGGCGTCTGCCAATTCCGCCTGACCGTGGACACCGGCAACGGCGGCCGCCACTCGGGTAACTGGGGCGGCATCATCACCAACCCCGCCATCGTATTGGGGCATGCTTTGTCGTCAATGGTGTCTGCCCAGGGTCAGTTGCTTGCCGATTGCTTGCGTCCGGCACCGATGCCGGAATATGTGTCGGCGCTGATCCGTGACTTGCCCGTTGGTGGCGAAAGCTTCGACCCGCAACTCAACCCCAATTGGGGCGAGCCAGGCCTGACCACCGGCGAGAAGCTGTTTGGCTGCAACACCCTGGAAATCGTCGGCTTGTCGTCCGGCAGCACGGTCAAAGTGATCGGCGCGATTCCGGGGCGTGCCGAGGCGGTGTGTCAATTGCGTTTTGTCGAGGGCACTGACTGGCAGGCGCTGGAAGCCAACCTTCGCACGCATCTGGATCAGCACGGCTTCAACGACGTGCAGATCAATGTCGAAGGTGGCTACGCCGCCACCCGCCTTGACCCGCGCCACCCGTGGGTGGGCTTTGTGCAGAACTCGGTCAGCCAGAGTCTCGGCGAGCCGGTGAGCATCCTGCCGAACCTGGGCGGCACCATCCCCAACCATTGCTTCGCGGATGTACTGGGCTTGCCGACGGTCTGGTTGCCGCATTCCTACCCGTCCTGCAAGCAACATGCGCCCGATGAACACTTGCTCGAAAGCGTTGTGGAGCAAGGCCTCAAGGCAGCGACCGGATTGTTCTGGGATCTGGGTGAGGCGACGGCGACCGAGCTTCAGCTGAACTAG
- the oprD_10 gene encoding PhaK-like porin produces MFDFRFKCAVAATAGACTIGTAQADFTDDSHLTLGLRNFYVDRDFKQDNAPKSRTGSWSQGFDLQFKSGWTDGPLQFGLDVGGQFAYRLDGSKDRSPDGVLPVQTDGSPVRGYSRANATAKIRYSKTELRIGEQRPNLPVASFDPTRQLVTSYQGALLESREIKDLTLTAGRFWSIAGRESSNTEDLYLWGDNPATQTSNGLNFAGASYAFTPNLTGTYFYGELEDIYRQHYVGVAHKLPLGGGYALKTDVRYYNNKEEGQALSGRVDNRTYGAMFSLLKGSHTFGAGYQRMLGQDTFPTFNSYAPAPYLINWSALGFVKPGERSWQVRYDYDFAGVGVPGLKWMARWMEGNGINLGQQSHETERTSILSYVVQDGALKGFGATWMNIGVNVRDTSQYEENRMILTYTVSLW; encoded by the coding sequence ATGTTCGATTTTCGATTCAAATGTGCAGTGGCGGCGACAGCGGGCGCCTGCACAATCGGTACGGCCCAGGCCGACTTCACAGATGACAGCCACCTCACCCTGGGGCTGCGCAACTTTTATGTGGACCGCGATTTCAAGCAGGACAACGCCCCCAAGTCGCGTACCGGTAGTTGGTCTCAGGGGTTCGATTTGCAGTTCAAATCCGGCTGGACAGACGGCCCGCTGCAATTTGGTCTGGATGTGGGCGGGCAGTTTGCCTATCGCCTGGATGGCAGCAAGGATCGCTCTCCGGATGGCGTACTGCCGGTGCAAACCGACGGCAGCCCGGTCCGTGGCTACAGCCGCGCCAACGCCACGGCAAAAATCCGCTATTCGAAAACCGAGCTGCGCATCGGCGAACAGCGTCCCAACCTGCCGGTAGCGTCCTTTGACCCAACTCGGCAACTGGTGACCTCTTACCAAGGTGCGCTGCTCGAATCCAGAGAGATCAAGGACCTGACCCTGACAGCGGGGCGCTTCTGGAGCATCGCCGGGCGTGAGTCCTCCAACACCGAGGACCTCTACCTGTGGGGCGACAACCCCGCAACGCAAACCAGCAATGGCCTAAACTTCGCCGGTGCCAGTTACGCCTTTACCCCGAACCTGACCGGCACCTACTTTTACGGCGAACTGGAAGACATCTATCGCCAGCACTATGTCGGCGTCGCGCACAAATTACCGTTGGGTGGCGGCTACGCGCTGAAAACCGACGTGCGTTATTACAACAACAAAGAGGAAGGTCAGGCGCTTTCCGGCCGCGTCGACAACCGCACCTATGGCGCCATGTTCAGTTTGCTCAAGGGCAGTCACACCTTCGGCGCGGGCTATCAGCGCATGCTCGGCCAGGATACGTTTCCGACCTTCAACAGCTACGCCCCTGCGCCGTATCTCATCAACTGGTCCGCGCTGGGTTTCGTGAAGCCGGGTGAGCGCTCGTGGCAAGTGCGCTACGACTACGATTTCGCCGGAGTGGGCGTGCCGGGCCTGAAATGGATGGCGCGCTGGATGGAAGGCAATGGCATCAACCTGGGCCAGCAAAGCCACGAAACCGAACGAACTTCCATTCTCAGCTACGTGGTGCAGGACGGCGCGTTGAAAGGCTTCGGCGCGACCTGGATGAACATCGGCGTCAATGTTCGGGACACTTCGCAGTATGAGGAAAACCGTATGATCCTGACCTACACCGTCAGTCTCTGGTAA
- the gltC_5 gene encoding LysR family transcriptional regulator, translating into MHDLPLRYFHSVARTGSLSAAAEELHVAVSAVSRQISNLEENLGLQLFERKPRGMQLTEPGQLLLAYATRNMLEVKNVIAEMRGVNTLQQHRIALACPEGMAWEFLPRVTAEFRNFHPGASFDVHVVDAARASQLVKEGSVDIALTFSLTPTQGVEIALSCDSPISALMPAGHPLASRESLAVQDLRDCPLALPYTGSTLRYLFDIACHLQGINVVPAYTSQSLGTIYNVVRYSQDVIALCGTVTVLGATARDNLVLVPMSDPQLRQRSLQVQIMAGRKLPVLVRYFLSFLEEQLVTASRVTRD; encoded by the coding sequence ATGCATGATCTACCCCTGCGTTATTTCCACAGTGTGGCCCGGACCGGGTCGCTGTCCGCTGCCGCCGAAGAACTGCACGTGGCGGTTTCTGCGGTCAGCCGCCAGATCAGCAATCTGGAAGAAAACCTCGGCTTACAGCTTTTCGAACGCAAGCCTCGGGGCATGCAGTTGACCGAACCTGGCCAATTGCTGCTGGCCTATGCCACGCGCAACATGTTGGAGGTGAAAAACGTCATCGCCGAGATGCGCGGCGTGAACACCTTGCAGCAGCACCGCATCGCGCTGGCGTGCCCGGAAGGCATGGCGTGGGAGTTCTTGCCGAGGGTGACGGCGGAGTTTCGCAATTTTCACCCCGGGGCGAGTTTCGATGTGCACGTGGTGGATGCGGCCCGCGCCTCGCAATTGGTCAAGGAGGGTTCGGTGGACATCGCCCTGACGTTCAGCCTGACACCAACGCAAGGCGTGGAAATCGCCCTGAGCTGTGATTCGCCTATCAGCGCCCTGATGCCGGCCGGTCACCCGCTGGCCAGCCGTGAATCCCTGGCCGTGCAAGACCTGCGTGATTGTCCGCTGGCCCTGCCCTACACCGGCTCGACGTTACGCTATCTGTTCGATATCGCCTGCCACCTGCAAGGCATCAACGTGGTACCCGCCTACACCAGCCAGTCTCTGGGCACGATCTATAACGTGGTGCGTTACTCCCAGGACGTGATCGCGCTGTGCGGCACGGTCACGGTTCTGGGAGCGACTGCCCGAGACAATCTGGTGCTGGTGCCCATGAGCGACCCGCAACTGCGCCAGCGCAGCCTGCAAGTGCAGATCATGGCGGGGCGCAAATTGCCGGTACTGGTGCGTTACTTCCTGAGTTTTCTGGAAGAGCAACTGGTGACGGCGAGCCGGGTTACCAGAGACTGA
- the fliY_7 gene encoding ABC transporter substrate-binding protein: MRNTKNIAVRLTVLAAAVFGATLAHAATTVTPGVFKVGMEITYPPFESYDEKKNVVGSDPELAHMLAKHMNLKADFVDTKFSSLILSLNAGHYDAIISGMYITPERQTQAQTIPYAKTGAAIMVLKDSKVKPKVPEDLCGLKVGLEKGTTWVAQFNKLSTDYCVPNNKGAISVSEFPSAPEVTQALLSGNVQAQVEIDGAAGMIAERTKGRVVVSTEHSIYQQTLGIYVKKGNEELYQALLKAFDETKKSGEYDALLKKYNLEAPGN, from the coding sequence ATGCGCAATACAAAGAACATTGCTGTCCGCTTGACCGTGCTTGCCGCCGCCGTTTTCGGGGCGACTCTGGCTCACGCCGCCACGACCGTTACACCGGGCGTGTTCAAAGTGGGGATGGAGATTACCTACCCGCCGTTCGAATCCTACGACGAGAAGAAAAACGTCGTCGGCTCCGACCCGGAACTGGCTCACATGCTCGCCAAGCACATGAACCTCAAGGCGGACTTCGTTGATACCAAGTTCTCCAGCCTGATCCTCAGCCTCAACGCCGGGCACTACGATGCGATCATTTCCGGCATGTACATCACCCCGGAACGCCAGACCCAGGCGCAGACCATCCCGTACGCCAAGACCGGGGCGGCGATCATGGTGCTCAAGGACAGCAAGGTAAAACCCAAGGTGCCGGAAGATCTCTGCGGCCTGAAAGTGGGCCTGGAAAAAGGCACGACCTGGGTTGCGCAGTTCAACAAGCTGTCGACTGATTACTGTGTGCCGAACAACAAGGGCGCCATTTCGGTCAGCGAATTCCCGTCAGCCCCTGAAGTGACTCAAGCACTGCTGTCGGGCAACGTTCAGGCCCAGGTGGAAATCGACGGCGCGGCCGGCATGATCGCCGAACGCACCAAAGGCCGCGTGGTGGTCAGCACCGAACATTCGATCTATCAGCAAACGCTGGGCATCTACGTGAAGAAGGGCAACGAAGAGTTGTATCAAGCACTGCTCAAGGCCTTCGACGAGACCAAGAAGTCGGGTGAATACGACGCGCTGTTGAAGAAGTACAACCTGGAAGCGCCGGGTAACTGA
- the tcyC_4 gene encoding glutamine ABC transporter ATP-binding protein, translating to MQFEWSYFFSLFSMADFWKSCITVIQLSALGWFIGMVLGFLLASAKLSTSRWLRVPASIYIWFFRSVPLLVLVVFVYNLPQMLPFTRDVLSDPFYSGLFALVVTEAAYMAEIHRGGLISVAKGQKEAGRALGIGVLGMQRLIVIPQAFRISLPTLINEYITVVKLTSIISVISLTELLTVGQRLYAQNFLVMETLSAVAVYYVMIVTVFGWLFHWLEQHLELNNRKPQTLDDTSVQQLRASLPAPTVKTATQTAGIAPALQLHTIHKSYGHHEVLKGINLDVEVGQVISIIGPSGSGKTSLIRTVNGLESIDDGEIILFGESFIHAGDKPNNPQIRRGVQNIGMVFQNFNLFPHRTILDNVTLAPRYHDRDRVISEQRAYALLDKVGLLAHAHKYPHQLSGGQQQRVAIARALAMDPQIMLFDEPTSALDPELVGDVLKVISDLAKEGMTMLIVTHEMDFAMSISDRVIFMENGVVQADAGPQTIRAGQAGERVMQFMGLDK from the coding sequence ATGCAATTCGAATGGTCTTACTTTTTTTCTCTGTTCTCGATGGCGGACTTCTGGAAGTCGTGCATCACGGTGATTCAGCTCAGTGCGCTGGGCTGGTTCATCGGCATGGTGCTGGGCTTTCTGTTGGCTTCGGCCAAGTTGTCGACCTCGCGCTGGTTGCGCGTACCGGCGTCGATTTATATCTGGTTCTTCCGCAGCGTCCCGCTGCTGGTGCTGGTGGTGTTTGTTTATAACCTGCCGCAGATGCTGCCGTTCACCCGCGACGTGCTGTCTGATCCGTTCTACTCCGGGCTGTTTGCGCTGGTGGTGACGGAAGCGGCGTACATGGCCGAGATCCATCGTGGCGGGCTGATTTCCGTGGCCAAGGGTCAGAAGGAAGCAGGCCGCGCGCTGGGTATCGGCGTGCTGGGCATGCAACGGCTGATCGTGATCCCGCAGGCGTTCCGGATTTCTTTGCCGACGCTGATCAACGAATACATCACGGTGGTCAAACTCACGTCGATCATTTCGGTGATTTCCCTGACGGAATTGCTCACCGTGGGCCAGCGCCTGTATGCGCAAAACTTTCTGGTCATGGAAACGCTGTCGGCGGTCGCGGTGTATTACGTGATGATCGTCACGGTGTTTGGCTGGCTGTTCCACTGGCTCGAACAGCATCTGGAGCTGAACAACCGCAAGCCGCAGACCCTGGACGATACGAGCGTGCAGCAACTGCGCGCCAGTCTGCCTGCGCCAACTGTGAAAACGGCCACGCAGACCGCAGGCATTGCCCCCGCGCTTCAGCTGCACACGATTCACAAGAGTTACGGCCACCATGAGGTGCTCAAGGGCATCAACCTGGATGTGGAAGTCGGCCAGGTGATTTCCATCATCGGGCCGTCTGGCTCGGGCAAGACGTCGCTGATTCGTACGGTCAACGGCCTGGAGAGCATCGACGACGGCGAGATCATTCTGTTTGGCGAAAGCTTTATCCATGCCGGGGACAAACCCAATAACCCACAGATCCGTCGTGGCGTGCAGAATATTGGCATGGTGTTCCAGAACTTCAATCTGTTCCCGCATCGCACCATCCTCGACAACGTCACCCTCGCCCCGCGCTATCACGACCGCGACCGGGTGATCAGCGAACAACGTGCTTATGCCTTGCTGGACAAGGTCGGCTTGCTGGCCCATGCGCACAAGTACCCGCATCAGTTGTCCGGTGGGCAGCAACAGCGGGTGGCGATTGCTCGGGCATTGGCGATGGATCCGCAGATCATGTTGTTCGATGAGCCGACTTCGGCGCTGGACCCGGAATTGGTGGGTGATGTGCTCAAGGTGATCAGTGATTTGGCCAAAGAGGGGATGACCATGCTGATCGTGACCCATGAAATGGACTTCGCGATGTCCATCTCGGATCGGGTGATTTTCATGGAGAACGGCGTGGTGCAAGCCGATGCCGGGCCGCAGACGATTCGTGCGGGCCAGGCGGGGGAACGGGTGATGCAGTTTATGGGGTTGGATAAGTAG
- the recD gene encoding exodeoxyribonuclease V subunit alpha → MSRSFAELLPTPLDAQSLAELTPLTHVSDLLLLLERWVERGWLRALDKAFVAFLSELDPAADSLVLLAAALTSHQLGHGHVCLDLYETLKEPDFALSLPPEGDVQSGPMLLPSQLLVALDGGAWCQALLNSTLVARGDDASDSAASKPLVLSDRRLYLRRYWTYERRIGAILRQRLAQQEEVPSDLAQRLNVLFPPSATPDALIDWQKLACALATRGAFSIITGGPGTGKTTTVVRLLALLQAPAVQSGQPLRIRLAAPTGKAAARLTESISQQVQSLTVSEDVRQKIPSEVTTVHRLLGSRPGTRHFRHHAGNLLPLDVLVVDEASMIDLEMMANLLEAMPPHARMVLLGDKDQLASVEAGAVLGDLCRDAEAGLYSLQTQAWLEAISGEDLNRAALQQGDQQQHPLAQQVAMLRYSRRFGEGSGIGKLARLVNQQQSDDARALLAARSHDDLFALGLKNEQDRALEKLLLEGHDQGSSGPQGYRHYLGVMTAQRPPQDAALEDERWGTWARAVLEAFDAFQLLCAVRKGPWGVEGLNRRITSALFEARLIESDHHWYEGRPVLMTRNDYGLGLMNGDIGIALRLPEREGPEAGKQVLRVAFPRNDGSGGVRFVLPSRLNDVETVYAMTVHKSQGSEFAHTALILPEALNPVLTKELIYTGITRAKHWFSLIEPRKGVFEEALRRKVKRLSGLMLEL, encoded by the coding sequence ATGAGCCGTTCATTCGCCGAACTGCTGCCCACGCCACTGGATGCTCAAAGCCTGGCTGAGCTGACACCCCTGACCCACGTCAGCGACCTGCTGCTGTTACTCGAACGTTGGGTCGAGCGCGGCTGGTTGCGCGCGCTGGATAAAGCCTTCGTCGCGTTTCTCAGCGAGCTAGACCCGGCTGCGGATTCGCTGGTGCTGCTGGCGGCAGCCTTGACCAGCCACCAGCTTGGCCATGGCCACGTGTGTCTGGATCTGTATGAAACCCTCAAAGAGCCGGATTTCGCCCTGTCGTTGCCCCCCGAAGGCGACGTGCAAAGTGGCCCGATGTTGTTGCCTTCGCAGTTGCTGGTCGCTCTGGACGGCGGCGCCTGGTGTCAGGCGTTACTCAATAGCACCCTGGTAGCGCGGGGCGATGATGCAAGCGACAGCGCGGCCAGCAAACCGCTGGTGTTGTCCGATCGCCGCTTGTACCTGCGCCGTTACTGGACGTACGAGCGGCGCATCGGTGCGATCTTGCGTCAGCGCCTGGCGCAGCAAGAAGAAGTGCCGAGCGATCTCGCCCAGCGTCTGAATGTGCTGTTTCCACCCAGCGCTACGCCGGATGCCCTGATCGACTGGCAAAAACTGGCCTGCGCCCTAGCGACTCGCGGCGCATTCAGCATCATCACGGGCGGGCCGGGCACCGGCAAAACCACCACGGTGGTGCGCTTGCTCGCGTTGCTTCAGGCCCCGGCCGTGCAAAGCGGCCAGCCATTACGTATTCGTCTGGCGGCGCCCACCGGTAAAGCCGCCGCGCGCTTGACCGAGTCCATCAGCCAGCAAGTGCAAAGCCTTACAGTCAGCGAAGACGTGCGGCAGAAAATCCCCAGCGAAGTGACCACCGTGCACCGCCTGTTGGGCAGTCGTCCGGGCACTCGGCACTTTCGGCATCACGCGGGCAACCTGCTGCCGCTGGACGTGCTGGTGGTCGACGAAGCCTCAATGATCGACCTGGAAATGATGGCCAATCTACTGGAAGCCATGCCGCCCCACGCACGCATGGTGCTGTTGGGCGACAAGGACCAACTGGCTTCGGTAGAGGCGGGCGCTGTGCTCGGGGATTTGTGCCGCGACGCCGAAGCCGGTCTGTACAGCCTGCAAACTCAAGCCTGGCTCGAAGCAATCAGCGGCGAAGACCTGAACCGCGCGGCCCTGCAACAGGGCGATCAGCAGCAACATCCATTGGCTCAGCAAGTGGCGATGCTGCGTTACTCCCGGCGTTTCGGGGAGGGGAGCGGCATTGGCAAACTGGCACGGCTGGTCAATCAGCAGCAGTCTGACGACGCCCGCGCCTTGCTGGCCGCTCGCAGTCACGACGATCTGTTTGCTCTGGGGCTCAAGAATGAACAGGACCGCGCCCTGGAGAAACTGCTCCTCGAAGGCCACGATCAAGGCAGCAGCGGCCCGCAAGGTTATCGGCATTATCTGGGGGTGATGACTGCACAGCGCCCGCCCCAGGATGCCGCGCTGGAAGACGAGCGCTGGGGTACATGGGCGCGAGCCGTGCTGGAAGCGTTTGATGCGTTTCAGCTCTTATGCGCGGTCCGCAAAGGCCCATGGGGCGTTGAAGGGCTCAATCGGCGGATTACCAGTGCCCTGTTCGAAGCGCGTTTGATCGAGAGCGATCACCATTGGTACGAAGGCCGTCCGGTGCTGATGACCCGCAACGACTATGGCCTGGGGTTGATGAACGGTGACATCGGCATCGCATTGCGCCTGCCCGAACGGGAAGGGCCTGAGGCTGGCAAACAGGTGCTGCGCGTGGCCTTCCCGCGTAACGACGGCAGCGGCGGGGTACGTTTTGTGTTGCCCAGTCGGCTTAATGATGTGGAAACGGTCTACGCCATGACCGTGCACAAATCCCAAGGCTCGGAGTTCGCTCATACGGCGCTGATCCTGCCGGAAGCCCTCAACCCGGTGCTCACCAAGGAGCTGATCTACACCGGCATCACCCGGGCCAAACACTGGTTCAGCCTGATCGAACCCCGCAAAGGCGTCTTCGAAGAAGCCCTGCGCCGCAAAGTGAAACGTTTGAGTGGGTTGATGTTGGAGTTGTAG
- the proP_9 gene encoding putative major facilitator superfamily transporter — protein MTTAHAAAQPPVVRPMSRGKVYKLVIASSIGNALEWFDLIAYGFFAMTISKLFFPSADETVSLLLALGTFAVSYLIRPLGAAVLGSYADRVGRKSAMLASIWLMMLGTLLIAIMPTYATIGIWAPIGIFLARLIQGFSAGGEFGSATALLVEHAPERKGLISSFMFASQGISGLLASGFGLVLTATLTVDQLESWGWRIPFLFGLMIGPVGLYIRRHIEEAGEFKESERSHAPVGELFKAHKYRMLLAVGALVLSTSVTYVIIYMPIYAVKQLGLSASIGYAGTLLSGLVLTILTPFIGHLSDVFGRTRIMLGASVIFILSIYPAFSWLAANPTLLALLAVLFWMSILKAIYFGGLPALMSELFPTQVRATGMALSYNIGTTVFGSFTPFIIAWLISASGNNLAPSYYLLVTGLLSLITLFAIRRQLKLA, from the coding sequence ATGACCACTGCGCACGCCGCTGCCCAGCCGCCTGTTGTCCGGCCTATGTCCAGGGGCAAGGTTTACAAACTGGTTATCGCGTCATCCATTGGCAATGCCCTGGAATGGTTTGACCTGATCGCCTATGGCTTCTTTGCCATGACCATTTCCAAACTGTTTTTCCCGTCCGCTGACGAAACGGTTTCGCTGCTGCTCGCGCTGGGCACCTTCGCGGTTTCCTACCTGATTCGTCCGCTGGGCGCGGCGGTGCTGGGTTCGTATGCAGACCGGGTTGGACGCAAATCGGCAATGCTGGCTTCAATCTGGCTGATGATGCTCGGCACGCTGCTGATCGCAATCATGCCAACCTACGCGACCATCGGTATCTGGGCACCTATCGGGATATTCCTGGCGCGCCTGATTCAAGGGTTCTCGGCGGGCGGCGAGTTCGGCAGTGCCACGGCATTGCTGGTCGAGCACGCTCCGGAGCGCAAGGGCCTGATCTCCAGCTTCATGTTCGCAAGCCAAGGCATCAGCGGTTTACTGGCTTCGGGTTTCGGCTTGGTGCTCACCGCGACGCTGACCGTCGACCAGCTTGAGTCTTGGGGCTGGCGCATTCCGTTCCTGTTCGGCCTGATGATCGGCCCCGTCGGTCTGTACATCCGCCGCCACATCGAAGAAGCCGGCGAGTTCAAGGAAAGCGAACGCAGTCACGCCCCGGTCGGCGAACTGTTCAAAGCGCACAAGTACCGCATGCTGCTGGCGGTGGGCGCGTTGGTACTGTCCACGTCGGTCACCTACGTGATCATCTACATGCCGATTTATGCGGTCAAACAGCTGGGCCTGAGCGCCTCCATTGGTTACGCCGGGACATTGCTCAGCGGCCTGGTGCTGACCATCCTGACGCCTTTCATCGGTCACCTTTCCGACGTATTCGGTCGCACCCGGATCATGCTCGGGGCCTCGGTCATCTTCATCCTCAGCATTTACCCGGCCTTCTCCTGGCTGGCGGCCAACCCGACCTTGCTGGCGCTGTTGGCAGTGCTGTTCTGGATGAGCATCCTCAAGGCGATCTACTTTGGCGGTTTGCCAGCGCTGATGTCCGAGTTGTTCCCGACCCAGGTTCGCGCCACCGGCATGGCCCTGAGCTACAACATCGGCACCACGGTCTTCGGCAGCTTCACGCCCTTCATCATCGCCTGGCTGATCAGCGCCAGCGGCAACAACCTGGCGCCGAGCTACTACCTGCTAGTAACCGGCCTGCTTAGCCTGATCACCCTGTTTGCCATCCGCCGACAGTTGAAGCTGGCTTGA